The DNA sequence TAGCGCTCGCGGAACAGGTCGGCCAGGGTAGTAAGCTTGCGCCGCCACAGCGGCGCGGCGAAGAACAGCCCCGCCACCAGGATGCCCAGCGCATAACCGAAGGGATCGGTCGTGACCGCCGCCAGCCCGCCGGCATAGGCCTCGCCGGCCGAGCCGACGCAGGTCTCGGCGCCGAACCAGGTGGCGAACACCGTGAACAGTGTCAGGCCGGGACCCAGATTGCGCCCGGCCAGCAGATAGTCCTGCTCGGTCTTGATCCCACGCGAAGCCCAGTAGCCGATCGCCAGCTGCAGCAGTACGTAAACCAGGATGCAAACGACCAGCAGATTCACCGTGCAGCCCCCCAGACTGTGGCGCGAGTTTGGTGTGCCGACCGGGGCGCGTCAACGGGCCGGCCCCCTGTCCTGCCCAGTCATTGACAGTACCCGACCAAGCGTTTAAGAAGGTAGGTCGTATCCCACATTGCCGTTCCGAATCAGCCCGGCCGCGCGCCTGGCGCCCGAAGGGGCCGAGGAGAGCCCATGAGCACACCCGCACAAGTCCTGCCGATGGAGAATGCGCGCGAGAATGCGCCGGAGAGCGAAATCCAGCGCATTTTCCGCCATCAGCGCGCCTTCGCGCCGAGCCTGCGGACCACCACCGCGGCCGAGCGCATCGCCAAGATCCGCAAGCTTCGCGACCTGGTGCAGGCGCATGCGCAGCAGATCCACCTCGCCGCCGCCGCCGATTACGGCAAGCCGCAGGCGGAAGTGGACCTGGCCGAGATCATGCCGATCGTGGCCGAGGCCAACCACACGATGGCCAACCTGAAGAGATGGATGAAGCCGCGCCGCGTGCCGACCATCCGCTCCATGCTCGGCACCAGCAGCTGGATCAAATCCGAGCCCCGCGGCGTGTGCCTGATCATCGCGCCCTGGAACTACCCGGTGAACCTAGCCTTCGTGCCCCTGATCTCGGCCATTGCGGCCGGCAACACCGCCATCATCAAGCCCTCGGAGCTGGCGCCGCACCTGTCTGCGGTAATCGCCAAGATCGTGCGCGAGAATTTCGACGCACGCGAGGTCGCGGTGTTCGAAGGCGATGCCACGGTCGCCACCGAGCTGCTGGCGCAGCCCTTCGACCACATCTTTTTCACCGGCAGCCCGCAGCTCGGCAAGATCGTCATGGCAGCGGCTGCCAAACACCTGGCCAGCGTCACGTTGGAGCTGGGCGGCAAGTCACCCACCCTCATCGATGCCAGCGCCGACCTCAAGATGGCCGCGCGCAGCGTGCTGTGGGCCAAGTTCACCAACGCCGGCCAGACCTGCATCGCGCCGGACTACGTGTATGTGCACAACGACGTCAAGGACGCCTTCCTGGCCGA is a window from the Nevskiales bacterium genome containing:
- a CDS encoding aldehyde dehydrogenase family protein, which gives rise to MSTPAQVLPMENARENAPESEIQRIFRHQRAFAPSLRTTTAAERIAKIRKLRDLVQAHAQQIHLAAAADYGKPQAEVDLAEIMPIVAEANHTMANLKRWMKPRRVPTIRSMLGTSSWIKSEPRGVCLIIAPWNYPVNLAFVPLISAIAAGNTAIIKPSELAPHLSAVIAKIVRENFDAREVAVFEGDATVATELLAQPFDHIFFTGSPQLGKIVMAAAAKHLASVTLELGGKSPTLIDASADLKMAARSVLWAKFTNAGQTCIAPDYVYVHNDVKDAFLAECKAGIEEVYGTDAQQQMRSPDYCRIVNARHYARVSGLLEDAIRRGAQVVVGGATRAEDRFIAPTVLSNVPRDAGVMQEEIFGPLLPVLGYSDLDQAIADINRGEKPLALYVYARNDKVVDRVLNNTTAGGTCINGAVVHFLQHHLPFGGVNNSGIGAYHGVHGFRAFSHERAVVKVHYASIRMFYPPYTDQVKRMIKLAMKWFI